The Ciconia boyciana chromosome 7, ASM3463844v1, whole genome shotgun sequence region AGCTAACCTGTCTCTTATGGCACCTTGTCAAGGATACAAAGCTTCCCCTTCtagctttttcctctccatcaGAGCAGCTGGATGACATATTTTAGGTGAGGGCTGACCTTGGTTTGCCACTGCAAACAGACCTTGCCTATCTGTTCTTACCTGACAAGCACTTAATCACATAGCATTCTCAGCATCTTCTCCGTTGAAATAAGACGGAGAagagttttatctttttttgcatttccacAACATAGGAATTGAACATGTATGTACTTTTACATAattctcagctgcttctttaaACACTAAACTAGAAGAACTGCTCTCACCTTGTTACCGTTTATGACTAAACGGTTGTTCTCCCCACCACAGAACATTATCACGCGTTATAGTTAAACCAGATACTTTAATAATTCAGCATAGAGCAATTCATACCCATGTCATTTGAATCtccattttaaattcatatgaCAGTAACATCTCATTCAAGAGTGATGCTTTCTTCTACAGATAAGGACAGACTCATGCCTTCCTTGGAAGTCATCGGTATTTACAATCCTTCCCTATTAAACTTGCTAAGTTGTTTACTTTGAGAATAAGCATCTTGATCACTGCCATCTTATGACTTCTAAGCACAAGTAAGTCTTTATTTCCCCTGGAACTCAATACAAATACCTTATTGGCAGATAAAtagctttttcctcttgatttattattttgtgttctgccatgtatttttgctgttactTAGCTGCTCCTCTGAAATAATCTTCAACGTTGCAGTAGCTAATAGCGATAAGACCATCACCACTGTTCCCACTACCCTCAGTACTTTAAACCACCTAGGATAAGtaggaagaagggaaaggtCATAATGTAGTGCTATCCCTAAGGCCATTACTAGCATTATTGCACCATGACTGCTATCTTTAAAAAGTAAGGCTTGCCAGGCAAGCAGAAGAGGAACTGTACTGTTAGCCAGGTTCAGCCAGTCTGGCTTGGCAGGGCTGTTTTCTGGGAGAGCAAACCCCCACCTCATTCCCCCTAGGAAAGAGACTGTTACAGCACCATACGTAATCTGAGCAAATGCCAGCTCTGGGTAGTAGGTGCCTTGGACAGCCATTGACAGTGGCACAGAAACAAACGGAATTAGCCCTGCAAGGCTTAAGTAAAGGGCTGGCTTTGGAGGATCCTTTAGTGATTTCACGCTTTGTTGCAATACACCCGAGTCTTTGGTCTCAGATTCTTTGGGggttttcttcttgaagaaggggagagaggtGTGAAAAGCCTGGAGCTTTGTTGCATATACTGATGCTGGGTTGAGGCTTGGAGACCTTGAGAGAAGACACACATCTCTCTGCAGACAGAGGCCAAGAGAAGAGCAAGTTGTCTTATTCTTTCCATACAGTAGTAGTCTGGGACCGGTTAACTTCTGGAGCTGCAATTATAAAACCAGTTCTGAACACCTTACAATGTAGGCTTACGGGTCTACAGTTACCTAAACTACCTATGAAATATTGTGCCAAGTAGTTTTCCAAGTCAGGTCACATCACAGCTGCCCTTCCTCTCGGTTTTCAGGTGTTTTTAGCTTAACTAATTAAGCTAACTGATACAGCTTTCACAAGCTAGCTGATGAAGAGCAACTAGGCTCTTCATAGTGAGTAAGCAAAGCTTAGTCACTGCAGGTTTGTGTATCCACCAATCCTTCCACCCACGCATGCATTCTTTAGGCGTTTTTAAGTTAAGATATATCAGTCCTTTTCAGAGtagaatataaaattattacagaagTAGGACAAGGTCACTGCAGACACTAGCTACTATCCCCTCACCACTCTaccaaaaagagagaggaaaatagaCCTTTAGAcaataaaatttgattttataaaataaatagctttagCTAAAAGCTGCTGTAGAAACTAGGCATTCTCTCAGAAAAGCTGAGTGATAAATATGTGGCTACTCCAACTTCtaagtcacttttttttcaatgctCCAGTCATAccttttgctattttaaagaaatacagacagcaaaggctgcagaaaCTTACTTTGAAAGGTGTGTGGAAGCAGCATCGTTGTATGCGAGGAAACATACTTGCTTTATCAAGGccctaaaacagaaaaattgagGAGAAGGTCTGAAACTGACAAATAGCCAAGTTTGTCTTATGTCCAAAGTTAAGGCACAGTCTAGACTTGTTTATCAGATGCGAGACTCTATTATAGATGTATATGTAAAGACAAACAGTTTATGTACTCAATCCTTGTTTACCCACTACAGGGTATTTTGTTTCAGGCAGCTCTATGAACTGAAGTTCTAAAGTTGTAATAACTGTTACAAGAACGATTTCTAGCTAAAGAACTGAGTATCAGGAAAGAGGTGATGGTTTCCTGATTATGGATCATCTCCTTTTCACGGGCTAAATGGCTGCACGCAGCTGATAAACGACCAGTTCCTTACGTGTGAAAAAAACGATCCTTAACCATTGAGGAGAGGAAGCTTCATCACCCCCCACGCTGCAGGTAAGCTACCTATAGGGGGGACAAAACTAACCGGGAAGGGCAAGCAGCTCGCCGGTGCACTTGACTCCCCAGTTCACGGTCCTGCTGCTCCAGGAAAGGGGGGCGGCTCCGCACACCGAAAGCCCCAGCCCGGAGGGAAAGGGGAGCGGAAAAGCAGTATGTCCGGGAGAGACGCAGGTCCCACTGGGCCGAGGCGCTCACCCCGGGCTGGCACGGAGGGGGCCGCGCTGCCGACCGGGGAACGCGCAGGGCGCTGCAGCCGGCCG contains the following coding sequences:
- the TMEM69 gene encoding transmembrane protein 69 encodes the protein MFPRIQRCCFHTPFKLQKLTGPRLLLYGKNKTTCSSLGLCLQRDVCLLSRSPSLNPASVYATKLQAFHTSLPFFKKKTPKESETKDSGVLQQSVKSLKDPPKPALYLSLAGLIPFVSVPLSMAVQGTYYPELAFAQITYGAVTVSFLGGMRWGFALPENSPAKPDWLNLANSTVPLLLAWQALLFKDSSHGAIMLVMALGIALHYDLSLLPTYPRWFKVLRVVGTVVMVLSLLATATLKIISEEQLSNSKNTWQNTK